A stretch of Nilaparvata lugens isolate BPH chromosome 12, ASM1435652v1, whole genome shotgun sequence DNA encodes these proteins:
- the LOC111059235 gene encoding G2/mitotic-specific cyclin-A yields MSEDSFVDSPMNVDRSLVLSPCTPVLSTQPSAKPTAAKLASLIFDIYEYQQDIFDYMKIAEMRARAKPYYMRRQPDISYSMRSTLVDWLVEVGEEYKLQNETLYLAVGFIDRFLSQMSVVRAKLQLLGTAAMFVASKYEEIYPPDVTEFVFITDDTYTTAQVLKMEHVILKVLAFDLSVPTTLAFINHLATVCQLSDKTKHLAMFLCELSLVEGDPYLQFRQSLLASAAIACARHCLLEEERGGEEVWPADLESASGYSLKQLAPCMVCLNATHAKATTSPQQAVVDKYKVNKWHNVAEIPHKQLSVEENNEEVILDL; encoded by the exons ATGTCCGAGGACAGCTTTGTAGACTCGCCGATGAATGTGGATCGCTCACTCGTGTTGTCGCCCTGCACTCCAGTCCTGTCAACCCAACCCTCTGCTAAGCCCACTGCTGCCAAGTTGGCAAGCCTCATTTTTGACATCTACGAGTATCAGCAGGATATATTCGACTACATGAAGATAGCTGAG ATGCGCGCCAGAGCTAAGCCGTACTACATGCGTCGCCAACCGGACATCTCTTACTCGATGCGCTCGACGCTGGTGGACTGGCTGGTGGAGGTGGGTGAGGAGTACAAGCTGCAGAATGAGACCCTCTACCTGGCAGTCGGCTTCATAGACCGCTTCCTCAGTCAGATGTCGGTGGTCAGGGCCAAGCTGCAGCTGCTCGGCACCGCTGCTATGTTTGTTGCCTC TAAATACGAGGAAATCTACCCGCCAGACGTGACAGAGTTTGTGTTCATCACGGACGACACGTACACAACTGCTCAGGTGCTGAAGATGGAGCATGTCATCCTGAAAGTGCTGGCTTTCGATTTGTCAGTGCCCACTACACTCGCCTTCATCAATCACCTGGCCACCGTCTGCCAGCTGTCCGACAAGACTAAGCATCTTGCCATG TTCCTATGCGAATTGAGCCTGGTTGAGGGCGACCCATACCTGCAGTTCAGACAGTCGCTGCTGGCGAGCGCGGCAATTGCGTGCGCACGTCACTGTCTGCTGGAGGAGGAGAGGGGAGGCGAGGAGGTGTGGCCTGCCGACCTGGAGTCGGCCAGTGGCTACTCGCTCAAGCAGCTGGCGCCGTGTATGGTCTGCCTCAATGCCACCCACGCCAAGGCCACTACCAGTCCACAGCAGGCTGTTGTCGACAAGTATAAGGTCAACAA ATGGCACAACGTAGCGGAAATTCCTCACAAACAGCTCTCTGTTGAGGAGAACAATGAAGAGGTCATTCTAGATCTTTAA
- the LOC111059219 gene encoding histone deacetylase complex subunit SAP30 homolog, translated as MQRSSGDLGNGGGFSSGEEDSRGAPEQTCCLVDDSFRCQRLAGNACYSKRIQKTVTQRRLKLHLDQQARHIYICDYHKSVIQSARTKRRRKDSEDDSNETDTDVPEVDLYQLQVNTLRRYKRHFKVPTRPGLNKAQLADVLMKHFKTIPVNEKETLAYFFYLIKTNGNKFDQKNANANGNETN; from the exons ATGCAGCGCAGTAGCGGTGACTTGGGCAACGGAGGTGGGTTCAGCTCAGGTGAGGAGGACTCCCGTGGTGCCCCGGAGCAGACCTGCTGTCTGGTGGATGACAGCTTCCGGTGTCAGCGGCTGGCGGGCAATGCGTGCTACAGCAAGCGCATCCAGAAGACAGTCACACAACGCAGGCTCAAGCTGCATTTGGACCAGCAG GCGCGGCATATCTACATCTGCGACTACCACAAGAGCGTGATCCAGTCGGCGCGCACCAAGCGGCGAAGGAAGGACTCCGAGGATGACTCGAACGAGACTGACACAGATGTGCCAGAGGTCGACCTCTACCAGCTGCAGGTCAACACTCTGCGCCGGTATAAGCGACACTTCAAAGTGCCCACGCGGCCGGGCCTCAACAAGGCTCAGCTGGCTGAT GTACTAATGAAACACTTCAAAACAATTCCTGTCAATGAGAAGGAGACATTGGCCTACTTTTTCTACCTCATAAAGACAAATGGTAACAAATTCGATCAAAAAAACGCCAACGCCAATGGCAATGAAACCAACTGA